Proteins encoded by one window of Chrysiogenia bacterium:
- a CDS encoding DUF3079 domain-containing protein has translation MVLVRHPHQPRHPERVCWGCDRYCPATDMACSKERTLHPVELFGAGWRKNDDGESGDRDDAREGLAQRPRVHDSSGWESAAKSRLGPVSRSGRTAAMLVVPGCASPSIEVPVSIGESVSGRGCRGGARARVRPDAGEKLNERCRSR, from the coding sequence TTGGTTCTCGTGAGGCACCCCCACCAACCCAGACATCCCGAGCGGGTCTGCTGGGGATGTGACCGCTACTGCCCGGCAACGGACATGGCATGCAGCAAAGAACGTACGCTGCATCCTGTTGAGCTCTTCGGCGCAGGATGGCGCAAGAATGACGACGGTGAGTCCGGGGACCGCGACGACGCCAGGGAGGGTCTCGCCCAGCGACCCCGGGTTCACGACTCGAGCGGTTGGGAAAGCGCCGCGAAGAGTCGCCTCGGGCCGGTCTCCCGGAGCGGGCGAACGGCGGCGATGCTGGTCGTGCCCGGTTGCGCTTCGCCTTCCATTGAGGTTCCGGTCTCGATCGGCGAGAGTGTCAGCGGGCGCGGATGTCGCGGTGGAGCTCGGGCACGGGTCCGACCCGACGCTGGAGAGAAGTTGAACGAAAGGTGCCGGTCCCGATGA
- a CDS encoding hemerythrin domain-containing protein: MVNERTIAGYLHADHQRLRRLLHRAMAVTDLDLAAFADFRRGLLRHIGIEEKLLLPAARRARGGTPLDRARELRIDHAAITSLLVGTPDLALCRELASLLSVHDAKEEGSGGVYEECEHLLSDDEVALLAERAAAFPEVKVTLHFDGPKVHRTVESALASACRMRTSKKAGGGKE; the protein is encoded by the coding sequence GTGGTGAACGAGCGCACCATCGCGGGGTACCTGCACGCCGATCACCAGCGCTTGCGCCGTCTGCTCCACCGCGCGATGGCGGTAACGGATCTCGATCTGGCGGCATTCGCCGACTTCCGGCGCGGACTGCTGCGCCATATCGGTATCGAGGAGAAGCTGCTCCTACCGGCGGCGCGCAGGGCCCGGGGCGGCACCCCACTCGACCGAGCGCGCGAGCTCCGCATCGATCACGCCGCGATCACGTCCCTGCTCGTAGGGACTCCTGATCTGGCATTGTGCCGGGAGCTTGCATCGCTCCTGTCGGTTCACGACGCGAAGGAGGAAGGCAGCGGCGGCGTCTACGAGGAGTGCGAACATCTGTTGAGCGACGACGAGGTCGCGCTTCTTGCGGAGCGGGCCGCCGCCTTTCCCGAGGTCAAGGTGACACTCCACTTCGACGGACCGAAGGTGCATCGCACGGTTGAGAGCGCCCTGGCGTCCGCCTGTCGCATGCGTACGTCGAAGAAGGCGGGGGGAGGCAAGGAGTGA
- a CDS encoding MFS transporter, with amino-acid sequence MKPEVVRATISGVVATATLGGLILVGSRNLAHFDAALVAYTFSILFATFGLTYRYTMWLSRPPTAMYWRRGWQAFFRRGWRLRNIRFWFSRMSLDVLANRFIFRRDRLRGLTHMLIMWGCLIAVAITFPLVFGWLHFRPVTGDLSLYEAVVFGFPAFRFPHDSAVAFFLFHGLVWASFLVIAGVMLAVRRRLREEGAGAVQRFAEDFMPLILLFAVSLTGLMLTASYTWMKGYGFTFISLLHALTVIATFIWLPFGKFFHIFQRPAQLGVGFYQDIGRAEEKAHCRRCGHAFTSRMHAMDLIKVEQELGYRYEIEGSDAEHYQWICPPCRRASFATAQALLWQGSRGGELARSAARPLPMPVHVNRGVGEGPLGDDDAENFHP; translated from the coding sequence ATGAAACCAGAAGTCGTCAGAGCAACCATCAGCGGGGTCGTCGCGACAGCGACCCTGGGTGGCCTGATCCTCGTCGGCTCGCGCAACCTCGCTCACTTCGACGCGGCGCTCGTCGCCTATACCTTCTCCATCCTCTTCGCCACATTCGGGCTGACGTACAGGTACACGATGTGGCTCTCGCGTCCGCCCACGGCGATGTACTGGCGGCGGGGATGGCAGGCCTTCTTCCGCCGCGGGTGGCGGCTGCGAAACATCCGCTTCTGGTTCTCGCGCATGAGCCTCGACGTGCTGGCGAACCGCTTCATCTTTCGGCGGGACCGTCTGCGTGGGCTCACGCACATGCTCATCATGTGGGGCTGCCTCATCGCCGTCGCCATCACCTTCCCGCTGGTCTTCGGCTGGCTTCACTTCCGCCCCGTCACAGGTGATCTCTCCCTGTACGAGGCGGTCGTCTTCGGCTTCCCGGCGTTTCGGTTTCCCCATGACTCGGCCGTCGCGTTCTTCCTTTTCCACGGCCTCGTGTGGGCGTCCTTTCTCGTCATCGCGGGCGTGATGCTGGCCGTCCGCCGCCGCCTGCGCGAGGAAGGAGCAGGCGCGGTGCAGCGCTTCGCCGAAGACTTCATGCCGCTCATCCTGCTGTTCGCGGTGAGCCTGACGGGGCTCATGCTCACGGCGAGCTACACCTGGATGAAGGGATACGGATTCACGTTCATCTCGTTGCTGCACGCCCTGACGGTCATCGCCACCTTCATCTGGCTCCCCTTCGGGAAGTTCTTCCACATCTTCCAGCGCCCCGCGCAGCTCGGAGTCGGCTTCTACCAGGACATCGGCCGAGCCGAAGAGAAGGCGCACTGCCGCCGCTGTGGACACGCCTTCACCTCCCGGATGCACGCGATGGATCTGATCAAGGTGGAGCAGGAGCTCGGCTACCGGTACGAGATCGAGGGCAGCGACGCCGAGCATTACCAGTGGATCTGCCCGCCCTGCCGGCGCGCTTCGTTCGCCACCGCGCAGGCGTTGTTATGGCAAGGCAGCCGCGGCGGCGAGCTTGCGCGGTCGGCCGCGCGACCGCTTCCGATGCCCGTCCATGTCAACCGCGGCGTTGGCGAAGGGCCACTGGGCGACGATGACGCGGAGAACTTTCATCCATGA